From Paraburkholderia sabiae, a single genomic window includes:
- the istB gene encoding IS21-like element helper ATPase IstB, whose product MHPSPELNTILKQLRLSGILDSLEQRNRQAIDGQLAYTEFLATLLHDEVARREQKKLGVRLARAGFSLGKTLENFDFDRVPKLNRAHIYDLAAGRYIDEKVCVLMVGQTGVGKSHLAQALGHCAARQGRDVLFITQTELLKKLHAARATELYERKLQQFVRVPVLIVDDFALKPLRAPHDEDFHDLIAARYERAATILTSNLDFSEWGDAFPDNRILGAATLDRLRHGAYRVVIEGESFRKPKPMPENGENVVAKSGKKTHS is encoded by the coding sequence ATGCATCCCAGTCCAGAACTGAACACGATCCTCAAGCAGTTGCGCCTCTCGGGCATCCTCGACTCGCTCGAGCAACGCAACCGTCAAGCCATCGACGGGCAACTTGCCTACACGGAGTTCCTCGCCACGCTTCTGCACGACGAGGTCGCGCGGCGAGAGCAGAAGAAGCTCGGCGTGCGGCTCGCCCGCGCTGGCTTCTCCCTAGGCAAGACGCTCGAGAACTTCGACTTCGACCGCGTGCCCAAACTCAACCGCGCTCACATCTATGATCTCGCCGCCGGCCGCTATATCGACGAGAAGGTCTGCGTGCTGATGGTCGGCCAAACCGGCGTCGGCAAGTCGCATCTCGCGCAGGCCCTGGGCCACTGCGCCGCACGCCAGGGCCGCGATGTCCTGTTCATCACGCAAACCGAATTGCTCAAGAAGCTGCATGCAGCACGGGCGACTGAGCTCTATGAACGCAAGTTGCAGCAGTTCGTGCGCGTTCCGGTGCTGATCGTCGATGACTTTGCACTCAAACCCCTGCGTGCGCCCCACGACGAAGACTTCCACGACCTGATCGCCGCCAGGTATGAGCGCGCGGCAACTATCCTGACGTCGAATCTCGACTTCAGCGAATGGGGCGACGCATTCCCCGACAACCGCATCCTCGGTGCTGCCACGCTCGATCGGCTACGGCACGGCGCCTACCGTGTCGTCATTGAGGGTGAGAGCTTCCGCAAGCCGAAACCGATGCCCGAAAACGGCGAAAACGTGGTTGCAAAATCAGGCAAAAAAACGCATTCTTGA
- the bktB gene encoding beta-ketothiolase BktB, which translates to MHREVVIVSGVRTAIGKFGGSLKAMPPTELGTIVTREALGRAGVRGDEVGHVVFGNVIATEPRDLYLARVAAMDAGVSEETPAFTVNRLCGSGLQAIISAAQTVLLGDADIVIGGGAENMSRAPYVSADARFGSRMGDSRLLDMMLGALHDPFHSMHMGMTAENVARKHGITREQQDALAVESHRRAAYAIAQGRFREQIIPLEQKVKGQLTVFDTDEHVRQQLDPDEIAGLRPAFQRDGGTVTAGNASGINDGAAALVMMERATAERRGLKPLARLVSYAHAGVDPRYMGIGPVPATRSALQRAGLRATDLDVVESNEAFAAQACAVTQLLELDPAKVNPNGSGISLGHPIGATGAVITVKALYELQRVNGRYALVTMCIGGGQGIAAVFENLGRV; encoded by the coding sequence ATGCATAGAGAAGTCGTCATTGTGAGCGGCGTGCGCACCGCGATTGGCAAGTTTGGCGGGAGCCTGAAGGCCATGCCACCGACGGAACTCGGCACGATCGTCACGCGCGAAGCGCTCGGGCGCGCGGGTGTGCGAGGAGATGAAGTCGGGCACGTCGTATTCGGCAATGTCATCGCCACCGAACCTCGCGACCTGTACCTCGCTCGGGTTGCTGCGATGGATGCCGGAGTGAGCGAAGAGACGCCTGCGTTCACAGTTAACCGCCTCTGCGGCTCGGGACTGCAGGCCATTATTTCGGCTGCGCAGACTGTTCTGCTTGGCGACGCGGATATCGTCATTGGAGGCGGCGCAGAAAACATGAGCCGCGCACCTTATGTATCGGCTGATGCCCGCTTCGGCTCGCGCATGGGTGACAGTCGCCTGTTGGACATGATGCTTGGCGCGTTGCACGATCCGTTTCATTCGATGCATATGGGGATGACCGCAGAAAACGTCGCGCGCAAGCATGGAATCACGCGCGAACAGCAGGATGCGCTGGCGGTGGAGTCGCATCGTCGCGCTGCATATGCGATTGCGCAAGGGCGATTTCGCGAGCAGATCATCCCGCTGGAGCAGAAGGTCAAGGGACAGTTGACGGTGTTCGACACCGACGAGCACGTACGCCAGCAGCTTGATCCCGATGAGATTGCGGGGCTACGTCCCGCGTTTCAGCGCGACGGGGGCACCGTGACGGCCGGCAACGCCTCAGGCATCAACGACGGCGCCGCGGCCCTCGTCATGATGGAGCGCGCGACGGCCGAGCGGCGCGGTTTGAAACCGCTTGCCCGCCTCGTCTCATATGCGCACGCCGGCGTGGATCCGCGCTATATGGGCATAGGCCCCGTCCCGGCTACGCGTTCTGCCTTGCAGCGTGCGGGATTGCGTGCGACAGACCTGGATGTCGTCGAGTCGAACGAGGCATTTGCCGCACAGGCGTGCGCGGTAACGCAACTGCTGGAACTGGACCCGGCCAAGGTGAATCCGAATGGCTCAGGCATATCGCTTGGCCATCCGATCGGCGCGACGGGCGCGGTGATCACCGTCAAGGCGCTATATGAGCTCCAGCGAGTGAACGGCCGTTATGCACTCGTCACGATGTGCATCGGCGGCGGACAGGGCATTGCGGCAGTTTTTGAAAACCTCGGCCGCGTCTGA
- a CDS encoding GFA family protein yields the protein MPAPYIGNCLCGQIKFELRDEPLTFYVCHCTNCQRRTGGAALPVMWVRRTDLHVVQGEPIMLVFDIGHGRQRRSKACPRCDTRLWAEPIDQPDAAILRPGTLQNQTEFAPIAHIYTRSKQPWFLIPAGVPAFEGRVGEQEELFRLWRERESVEGREGSIGAGRP from the coding sequence ATGCCCGCACCTTACATTGGCAACTGCCTCTGCGGCCAAATCAAGTTTGAGCTAAGGGACGAGCCGCTCACTTTTTATGTTTGCCACTGCACTAACTGTCAACGTAGAACGGGCGGTGCTGCGCTACCTGTCATGTGGGTCCGTCGAACAGATTTGCACGTTGTACAAGGCGAACCGATCATGCTGGTATTTGACATCGGTCATGGGCGGCAGCGGCGTAGCAAAGCATGCCCGCGATGTGACACGCGGCTTTGGGCTGAGCCTATTGACCAACCAGACGCAGCGATACTCAGACCGGGGACACTACAGAACCAAACCGAATTTGCCCCGATAGCGCACATATACACCCGTAGCAAACAGCCATGGTTTTTGATTCCGGCAGGCGTTCCAGCATTTGAGGGACGCGTCGGTGAGCAGGAGGAGTTATTTCGCCTATGGCGTGAAAGAGAGTCGGTGGAAGGCCGTGAGGGCAGCATTGGCGCCGGGCGTCCATGA
- a CDS encoding hybrid sensor histidine kinase/response regulator: protein MHGDENNIQATWPSLLIGRISEYAIFRLTERGEVASWNPGAKRIKGYEADEIIGRHFSVFYTDGDRRNHVPEQVLRKAREQGQHDTEGWRVRKDGTKFWASILVTALYTDTGAFVGFGKVVRDTTDKRLAYEAVTESERRFRLLVQGVTDYAIFMLSPEGLVTNWNLGAARIKGYQANEVIGAHFRQFYTPEDAALGLPERGLHTAAIEGRFETEGWRVRKDGTRFWANVIIDAIRDETGELIGFAKITRDVTERKTAQEQLEKARVALLQSQKMEALGKLTGGVAHDFNNVLQVLRGNLELLEGRHGRDAWTQERLYKAIEAVEHGATLASQLLAFGRRQALQPVVVNLAVMLRSMDDLLRRALGEVINVETVIAGGLWNTLVDPNHLENVVLNLAINARDAMPEGGKLTLELSNAMLDEHYTALADDVRDGQYVLLAVTDTGTGMSREIMERAFEPFFTTKPEGQGTGLGLSMAYGFIKQSGGHVRIYSEPGHGTTVKVYLPRSMAEAVDLEPPEPVALAGGAETILVVEDDRRVQVTVLETLRQLGYTVLKADDAQSALAIVQSGMNIDLLFTDVVMPGTMRSTELAKRATLMLPHLKVLFTSGYTQNAIVHGGRLDPGVHLLSKPYSREQLASKIRRLLGPAGASDADAAVASPSPPSLPSQPSYTPPDLTVLVVDDDNGSREAVNELLTTMGYDVHEAADAEAAMRVLMAEKVDVLLTDITLPGQSGIELARVAVGRNPDIRVIFVSGGNTPTPEEVGFGCASLGKPFTGDQLHALIRAMHGRRKQTNEE, encoded by the coding sequence ATGCACGGCGACGAAAATAACATCCAGGCAACCTGGCCGTCACTTCTGATCGGTCGCATATCGGAGTATGCAATCTTCAGGCTGACGGAGCGCGGCGAGGTTGCCAGCTGGAACCCCGGGGCCAAACGCATCAAGGGCTACGAGGCGGATGAGATCATTGGCCGGCACTTTTCCGTCTTCTACACGGATGGGGACCGGCGCAATCATGTTCCTGAACAAGTGCTTCGCAAGGCGCGCGAGCAGGGCCAGCACGACACGGAAGGCTGGCGCGTCCGAAAGGACGGCACGAAGTTCTGGGCCAGCATCCTTGTCACGGCTCTTTACACGGACACTGGCGCGTTCGTGGGCTTTGGCAAGGTTGTGCGTGACACAACCGACAAGCGCCTGGCGTACGAAGCCGTGACCGAAAGCGAACGACGTTTCCGGCTGCTGGTGCAGGGTGTGACCGATTACGCCATCTTTATGCTGTCTCCTGAGGGGCTTGTGACAAACTGGAATCTGGGAGCCGCGCGCATCAAGGGTTATCAGGCTAACGAAGTGATCGGTGCGCACTTCAGGCAGTTCTATACGCCCGAAGACGCGGCCCTGGGGCTGCCTGAACGTGGTCTGCACACGGCTGCGATAGAAGGCCGGTTCGAGACCGAGGGCTGGCGGGTCAGGAAAGACGGCACCCGCTTCTGGGCCAACGTGATCATCGATGCGATCCGGGACGAGACCGGAGAGCTGATCGGCTTCGCCAAGATCACACGCGATGTAACGGAGCGCAAGACCGCGCAGGAGCAACTGGAAAAGGCGCGCGTCGCGCTGCTTCAGTCGCAGAAAATGGAGGCGCTCGGAAAGCTGACGGGCGGTGTTGCGCACGACTTCAACAATGTGCTGCAGGTCCTGCGTGGCAACCTCGAACTGCTTGAGGGTCGTCATGGTCGGGATGCCTGGACACAGGAGCGCCTCTACAAGGCAATTGAAGCCGTTGAGCACGGCGCCACGCTGGCCTCCCAGCTGCTCGCGTTCGGACGCCGTCAGGCGCTGCAGCCCGTTGTTGTCAATCTCGCGGTGATGCTGCGAAGCATGGACGATCTGCTCAGACGCGCGTTGGGTGAAGTGATCAACGTGGAGACCGTCATCGCGGGCGGACTCTGGAACACGCTGGTGGATCCGAACCATCTTGAAAACGTGGTCCTGAACCTGGCCATCAATGCCCGCGATGCGATGCCCGAGGGCGGCAAGCTGACGCTCGAACTCTCGAATGCGATGCTCGACGAGCATTACACAGCCCTGGCTGACGATGTTCGCGACGGGCAGTACGTATTGCTGGCCGTCACCGACACGGGCACGGGCATGAGCCGCGAGATTATGGAGCGAGCGTTCGAGCCGTTTTTCACAACGAAACCGGAAGGCCAGGGCACCGGGCTGGGCCTGAGCATGGCGTATGGGTTCATCAAGCAAAGCGGTGGTCACGTCAGGATCTATAGCGAGCCAGGACACGGAACGACGGTGAAGGTCTATCTGCCACGGTCGATGGCGGAGGCGGTCGATCTTGAACCTCCGGAGCCGGTCGCGCTCGCTGGCGGTGCCGAGACCATTCTTGTCGTGGAAGATGACCGCCGGGTTCAGGTCACAGTCCTTGAAACGCTCAGACAGCTGGGCTACACGGTGCTGAAAGCGGATGACGCCCAGAGCGCACTCGCCATCGTGCAAAGCGGGATGAATATCGATCTTCTGTTTACCGACGTGGTGATGCCCGGCACGATGCGCAGTACCGAGCTCGCAAAGCGAGCGACCCTGATGCTCCCGCATCTGAAAGTGCTGTTCACTTCGGGCTACACGCAGAACGCAATCGTGCACGGTGGCCGCCTTGACCCGGGCGTGCATCTGTTGAGCAAACCCTACAGCCGCGAGCAGCTTGCCTCAAAAATCCGCCGGCTGCTCGGACCCGCTGGCGCGTCAGATGCGGACGCAGCGGTCGCGTCGCCGTCCCCGCCTTCTCTGCCGTCGCAACCGTCTTATACACCCCCAGACCTCACGGTTCTCGTGGTGGACGATGATAATGGCTCACGCGAAGCGGTTAATGAACTGCTGACCACGATGGGCTATGACGTGCATGAGGCCGCGGATGCGGAGGCAGCAATGCGTGTCCTGATGGCGGAAAAAGTCGATGTCCTTCTCACGGACATCACCCTCCCAGGGCAGTCAGGTATCGAACTCGCCAGGGTCGCCGTTGGGCGCAATCCGGACATCAGGGTTATTTTTGTCTCGGGAGGCAATACACCGACGCCAGAGGAGGTCGGATTTGGATGTGCATCACTCGGCAAACCATTCACGGGCGACCAACTGCACGCGTTGATCAGGGCCATGCACGGACGGCGTAAGCAGACAAACGAGGAGTGA
- the istA gene encoding IS21 family transposase, producing the protein MFEYRQVLARMRQGDSDRDIASARLMGRGKLKTVRQVALARGWLDPGRPLPDDAELAAIFGRNPKLPRSCVSTIEPFRDLVRGWYDADVQGTTIFNALQRNHGYTGSYSAVRRFLLHLKAERGARATTILEFAPAEAAQVDFGAGPVLTHESGVLLKTWFFVMTLCWSRHQYAEVVLDQTVETWLACHRRAFEWFGGRVERVIIDNAKCAITKACMYDPEVQRSYAALAEGYGFRIDACPPHDPAKKGVVEAGVKYIKRSFVPLREFRDLADANRQLRDWVMQQAGTREHGTTREQPLARFAIEKPLLARLPDVPPVLAVWCEVKVHTDGHVVYKKALYSVPFTLVGKQLWLKATDTVVQVFHRHELVATHPRLRKPGDRHTVRDHQPPEAQAWLEHDPQWCLARAKDIGPACHALVLAMFNDKVLVNLRGAQGVLRLREKVGDQRLEAACERALVFASPKYRTVKAILDKGLDSQPTAAPAPTPAPADTYLNGGRFGRDLHSLLIH; encoded by the coding sequence GTGTTTGAGTATCGACAGGTTCTGGCGCGCATGCGTCAGGGCGATTCCGACCGTGACATTGCCAGCGCACGCCTGATGGGGCGTGGGAAGCTGAAGACCGTCAGGCAGGTCGCGCTCGCTCGGGGCTGGCTCGATCCCGGTCGGCCCTTGCCGGACGACGCCGAACTGGCAGCGATCTTCGGACGCAATCCGAAGCTGCCGCGTAGCTGCGTCTCCACGATTGAACCGTTTCGCGATCTGGTGCGCGGCTGGTATGACGCCGACGTGCAGGGCACGACGATCTTCAACGCGCTTCAGCGCAACCACGGCTATACGGGCAGCTATTCGGCAGTGCGGCGCTTCCTGCTGCACCTGAAGGCCGAGCGCGGCGCGAGAGCGACGACGATCCTGGAGTTCGCACCGGCCGAGGCCGCACAGGTCGACTTCGGCGCCGGTCCGGTGCTCACGCATGAGTCCGGGGTTCTGCTCAAGACATGGTTCTTCGTGATGACGCTGTGCTGGTCGCGTCATCAATACGCCGAGGTCGTGCTGGATCAGACGGTCGAGACGTGGCTGGCCTGTCACCGGCGCGCCTTCGAATGGTTCGGTGGCCGCGTCGAACGCGTGATCATCGACAACGCCAAGTGCGCGATCACAAAGGCGTGCATGTACGACCCCGAGGTACAGCGCTCGTACGCCGCGCTGGCCGAGGGGTACGGCTTCCGGATCGATGCATGCCCTCCACACGATCCTGCGAAGAAGGGCGTCGTTGAGGCCGGAGTCAAATACATCAAACGATCCTTCGTGCCGCTGCGCGAATTCCGCGATCTCGCCGACGCCAACCGTCAATTGCGCGACTGGGTGATGCAGCAGGCCGGCACGCGCGAGCACGGCACGACGCGCGAGCAGCCGCTTGCACGTTTCGCCATCGAGAAGCCACTGCTCGCCAGACTGCCCGATGTGCCGCCAGTGCTGGCCGTATGGTGCGAGGTCAAGGTCCATACCGACGGGCACGTCGTCTACAAGAAGGCACTGTATTCGGTGCCGTTCACGCTCGTTGGCAAGCAGCTGTGGCTGAAGGCGACCGACACGGTCGTGCAGGTGTTCCACCGCCATGAGCTCGTCGCGACCCATCCGCGCCTGCGCAAGCCCGGCGATCGCCACACGGTGCGTGACCACCAGCCGCCTGAAGCGCAAGCGTGGCTCGAGCACGATCCACAGTGGTGCCTGGCGCGGGCAAAGGATATCGGGCCAGCCTGCCACGCGCTCGTTCTCGCGATGTTCAACGACAAGGTGCTCGTCAACCTGCGCGGCGCGCAGGGCGTCTTGAGGCTTCGCGAGAAGGTCGGCGATCAACGGCTGGAGGCTGCGTGCGAGCGTGCGCTCGTGTTCGCCAGCCCCAAGTACCGCACTGTCAAGGCGATCCTCGACAAGGGGCTGGACAGCCAGCCCACCGCAGCACCAGCGCCGACGCCGGCGCCTGCCGACACCTATCTGAACGGCGGCCGCTTCGGCCGTGACCTCCATTCCCTTCTGATCCATTGA